A stretch of the Desulfobacter sp. genome encodes the following:
- a CDS encoding Smr/MutS family protein, producing MGKQEKLKKNQKKTKKKNNLPVLESDRDFLTAFLCENKSPKTRNKEKRSAPGSRVNKHGLPFIENYESRFLHDPENETPETRAEDQETQETLKENFALLLDESLKKKKISARPPKPVPLKKRLKRYPPPEMDLDLHGSTALGAEIKTKSFIHGAMHQGFFTLRIIVGRGVHSQEGPVLPQVVEDILKAMKKEKLILSYAWEQRKKNKSGALIVYLNQFND from the coding sequence ATGGGTAAACAAGAAAAATTAAAAAAAAACCAGAAAAAAACAAAGAAAAAAAACAACTTGCCTGTTCTGGAATCGGACCGGGATTTTTTGACTGCATTTTTGTGCGAAAATAAATCTCCAAAAACTAGAAATAAAGAAAAGAGGTCAGCGCCTGGATCCAGGGTGAACAAACACGGGCTTCCTTTTATCGAAAATTATGAGAGTCGCTTTTTACACGATCCGGAAAATGAGACCCCAGAAACCAGGGCAGAAGATCAAGAAACCCAAGAGACTTTAAAAGAAAACTTTGCCTTGCTTTTGGACGAGTCCTTGAAAAAAAAGAAAATTTCGGCCAGGCCGCCCAAGCCTGTTCCCCTGAAAAAAAGGCTCAAACGGTATCCCCCGCCTGAGATGGATCTGGATCTCCACGGATCTACGGCCTTGGGTGCTGAGATCAAGACCAAATCCTTTATCCACGGGGCCATGCACCAGGGTTTTTTTACCCTTCGCATCATTGTGGGCCGGGGCGTACATTCCCAGGAAGGCCCGGTGCTGCCCCAGGTGGTTGAAGATATTCTCAAGGCCATGAAAAAAGAGAAGCTGATCCTCTCCTATGCGTGGGAGCAGCGGAAAAAGAACAAAAGCGGGGCCTTGATTGTCTACCTCAATCAGTTTAACGATTAA
- a CDS encoding NADP-dependent isocitrate dehydrogenase: MSIPSIVYTVTDEAPALATRSFLPIVKSFTAPAGIVVETRDISLASRILANFSHCLEPDRRMEDHLTYLGELAGQPHANIIKLPNISASVPQLKAAIIELKSQGYDLPDYPETPETDQEKKIQAQYGKVLGSAVNPVLREGNSDRRVAAAVKAFARENPHAMGPWSKSSKSHVAHMDAGDFYGSESSAVMEEAGPVKITFVDDQKNKTLLRDSLDLEKGEVIDGAVMNLRALKQFFETQISDAKDQDLLLSLHLKATMMKVSDPYIFGQAVQVYYKELFEKHQGLFEKIGVDPANGLGDVYTKIQTLDSQTRQTVEDDIKAVYKTRPALAMVDSDKGITNLHVPSDVIVDASMPACLRSSGRMWGPRGELEDTKAMIPDRSYAGIYDQVFESCRTHGAFDVTTMGNVANVGLMAKKAEEYGSHDKTFIMDKAGVVQVTNSAGMLVFEHPVEKGDIWRMCQTQDVAIRDWVRLGVSRVRATGSAGVFWLDKNRAHDLCLIEKVKAYLKDHDTRDLDIQILSPSNAMAFTLDRIRAGQDTISITGNVLRDYLTDLFPILELGTSAKMLSIVPLLAGGGLFETGAGGSAPKHVRQFIDENHLRWDSLGEFLALAASLEDLGNKEGCSGALVLARALDQANTQFLMNKRSPSRKVNELDNRGAHFYLALYWAQALADQEKDRNLKQIFTPVALALSENKEKILKELLSVQGKPVDLGGYYHPDEKILDSVMRPSNTLNRIVDQLTGC; encoded by the coding sequence ATGTCAATACCTTCCATTGTTTACACCGTCACGGATGAAGCCCCGGCACTGGCCACCCGTTCTTTTCTGCCCATTGTAAAATCTTTTACCGCCCCAGCCGGTATTGTGGTGGAGACCCGGGATATTTCTCTTGCCAGCCGTATCCTGGCCAATTTTTCCCATTGCCTTGAACCCGACCGGAGAATGGAAGACCATCTGACATATCTTGGAGAACTGGCAGGACAGCCCCATGCCAATATCATCAAATTGCCCAATATTTCAGCCTCAGTTCCCCAGCTCAAAGCCGCCATTATCGAACTGAAATCCCAGGGGTATGATCTGCCTGATTATCCTGAAACGCCTGAAACAGACCAAGAAAAAAAAATCCAGGCCCAATATGGGAAGGTCCTTGGGTCTGCGGTCAATCCGGTACTCAGGGAGGGGAATTCAGACCGCCGGGTGGCAGCGGCGGTCAAGGCCTTTGCCAGAGAAAACCCCCATGCCATGGGGCCATGGTCAAAATCGTCTAAATCCCATGTGGCCCATATGGACGCAGGGGATTTTTACGGCTCGGAAAGTTCTGCTGTCATGGAAGAGGCCGGCCCGGTTAAGATCACCTTTGTGGATGATCAGAAAAATAAGACCCTGCTTCGGGACTCGCTTGACCTTGAAAAAGGCGAGGTTATTGACGGGGCGGTGATGAACCTCAGGGCATTGAAACAATTTTTTGAAACCCAGATTTCAGATGCCAAGGACCAGGATCTGCTTCTTTCGCTTCATTTGAAAGCCACCATGATGAAGGTCTCAGATCCCTATATATTCGGCCAGGCTGTTCAGGTGTATTACAAGGAGCTGTTTGAAAAGCATCAGGGGCTGTTTGAAAAAATCGGTGTGGACCCGGCCAACGGACTCGGGGACGTATATACAAAGATTCAAACCCTTGATTCTCAAACACGGCAGACCGTTGAAGATGATATCAAGGCTGTGTACAAGACTCGTCCGGCCCTGGCCATGGTGGATTCTGATAAGGGCATTACCAATCTCCATGTGCCAAGTGATGTGATCGTTGATGCGTCCATGCCGGCCTGCCTGAGATCTTCGGGCAGGATGTGGGGACCCAGAGGAGAACTTGAGGATACCAAGGCCATGATTCCAGACCGGTCCTATGCCGGTATTTATGACCAGGTGTTTGAGTCTTGCAGAACCCACGGCGCCTTTGATGTCACCACCATGGGCAATGTGGCAAATGTGGGGCTGATGGCCAAAAAAGCCGAAGAATACGGGTCCCATGATAAAACTTTTATCATGGACAAGGCCGGGGTTGTTCAGGTGACCAACAGCGCGGGAATGCTTGTGTTTGAGCATCCCGTGGAAAAAGGGGATATCTGGCGCATGTGCCAGACCCAGGATGTGGCCATCAGGGACTGGGTCAGATTGGGCGTGAGCCGGGTTCGGGCCACAGGATCTGCCGGGGTGTTCTGGCTGGACAAGAACAGGGCCCATGACCTGTGTCTCATTGAAAAGGTCAAAGCGTATCTCAAAGACCATGATACCCGGGATCTTGATATCCAGATCCTTTCACCCTCCAATGCCATGGCCTTTACCCTGGATCGGATCCGGGCGGGTCAGGATACCATATCCATCACCGGGAATGTGCTCAGGGATTATCTGACGGACCTTTTTCCCATTTTAGAGCTTGGCACCTCTGCCAAGATGCTATCCATTGTGCCCTTGCTTGCCGGTGGCGGTCTTTTTGAGACAGGTGCGGGCGGCTCCGCACCCAAGCATGTCCGGCAGTTCATCGATGAAAATCATCTGCGCTGGGATTCTCTGGGTGAGTTTTTGGCCCTGGCAGCCTCCCTTGAGGACCTGGGCAATAAAGAGGGGTGTTCCGGGGCCTTGGTATTGGCCAGAGCACTGGATCAGGCCAATACCCAATTTTTGATGAACAAACGCTCTCCGTCCAGAAAGGTGAACGAACTGGATAACCGGGGGGCGCATTTTTATCTGGCCCTTTACTGGGCACAGGCCTTGGCAGACCAGGAAAAAGACCGGAATCTTAAACAGATTTTTACGCCTGTGGCCCTGGCATTATCGGAAAATAAAGAAAAAATTCTCAAAGAGTTGTTGTCAGTTCAGGGAAAACCCGTGGATTTGGGCGGATATTATCACCCCGATGAAAAGATTTTGGACTCAGTGATGCGGCCGTCCAATACCCTGAATCGAATTGTGGATCAATTGACGGGCTGTTAA
- the mltG gene encoding endolytic transglycosylase MltG, which yields MFTAILAGTAVVCAIAAVTAFFQIKTFVDRPANPKGQTIEFTIPQGQTLATIARNLEKDQVITNALKFKLYARYKKAATRIKAGEYQLSSAMSPHQIMAALTSGRVRLYRFTVPEGLNMDETARLAQKAGLCSEQRFLALCRNPNLVKAMSPTAHTLEGYLYPDTYFFPKNTPCQKVIKKMTQTFTRVFTPQWETRARQTGFTVHEIVTLASIIEKETGNAAERPLIASVFHNRLKKRMRLESDPTVIYGVDDYHGRIRYRHLRRVTPYNTYQIKGLPLGPIANPGALALEAALYPAKSDYLFFVSKNDTTHQFSKTLKDHNRAVKRYQLNR from the coding sequence ATTTTTACAGCCATTCTGGCTGGAACGGCAGTGGTCTGTGCAATTGCCGCGGTTACCGCTTTTTTCCAGATCAAAACCTTTGTGGACCGTCCGGCCAATCCCAAGGGTCAAACAATCGAATTCACCATCCCCCAGGGCCAGACCCTGGCCACCATAGCCAGGAACCTGGAAAAAGACCAGGTGATTACCAATGCCCTGAAGTTCAAACTCTATGCCCGGTATAAAAAGGCGGCCACCCGGATCAAGGCAGGCGAATATCAGCTCTCGTCTGCCATGTCCCCCCATCAGATCATGGCAGCCCTGACCTCCGGCCGGGTCAGGCTCTATCGGTTTACCGTGCCCGAAGGTCTGAACATGGACGAGACAGCAAGGCTTGCACAAAAAGCAGGGCTATGTTCAGAGCAACGGTTTTTAGCCTTGTGCCGGAATCCAAACCTTGTCAAAGCAATGAGCCCGACCGCCCATACCCTTGAAGGCTATCTTTATCCGGACACCTATTTTTTTCCCAAAAACACCCCCTGTCAAAAGGTGATCAAAAAAATGACCCAGACCTTTACCCGGGTATTTACCCCCCAATGGGAAACAAGGGCCCGGCAGACGGGATTCACCGTTCATGAAATCGTGACCCTGGCCTCGATCATTGAAAAGGAGACAGGAAATGCTGCAGAACGGCCTTTGATCGCGTCGGTCTTTCATAACCGGTTAAAAAAAAGAATGCGTCTTGAAAGTGACCCCACAGTGATTTACGGGGTAGACGATTATCACGGCAGGATACGATACCGCCACCTGCGGCGGGTGACCCCCTACAATACCTATCAGATCAAAGGCCTTCCTTTGGGTCCCATTGCAAATCCCGGTGCCCTGGCCCTTGAAGCAGCCTTGTATCCCGCCAAGAGTGATTATCTGTTCTTTGTTTCCAAAAACGATACCACCCATCAATTTTCAAAAACTCTGAAAGATCATAACCGGGCAGTGAAACGATACCAGCTTAATCGTTAA
- a CDS encoding RnfABCDGE type electron transport complex subunit G, whose translation MREMMSMIIVLTVLTAVSGGLLAAVESGTKLRIEEQVLKFQKAPAIAEIFVDVTNDPLKERFPVSAEGISIQVFPAIMEDGSKAVAFETKGKGGYGGDVGLMIGISLETDQIIAARVTTHSETPGLGARAKDDPSFVSQFSDKSLSENLALKNDNGSIDAMSGATITSRAVTLAAIQAQDLYKKLKPEIVKQIK comes from the coding sequence ATGCGTGAAATGATGAGCATGATCATTGTATTAACCGTACTCACCGCAGTATCCGGAGGTCTTTTGGCCGCAGTTGAATCGGGCACAAAACTGCGGATTGAAGAACAGGTCCTTAAATTTCAAAAAGCCCCGGCCATTGCAGAGATCTTCGTTGATGTGACAAACGATCCCCTCAAGGAACGCTTCCCTGTATCTGCAGAGGGTATATCAATCCAGGTTTTCCCGGCAATAATGGAAGACGGCTCCAAGGCGGTTGCCTTTGAAACCAAAGGCAAAGGCGGTTACGGCGGAGATGTGGGACTGATGATCGGTATCAGCCTGGAAACAGATCAAATCATTGCCGCCCGAGTCACCACCCATTCGGAAACCCCGGGGCTCGGCGCCCGGGCCAAGGATGATCCCTCGTTTGTATCCCAGTTTTCAGACAAATCATTGTCCGAAAATCTGGCCCTGAAAAATGACAACGGGTCCATTGACGCCATGTCCGGAGCCACCATTACCTCACGGGCCGTGACCCTGGCCGCCATACAGGCACAGGATCTGTACAAAAAACTCAAACCTGAAATCGTAAAACAGATTAAATAA
- a CDS encoding RNB domain-containing ribonuclease translates to MNIGSIVEYIDQQKIISAIILSEKKGKLRLLNENSREVNFSEKRLSHISQARLNTDLAKSTLVSHLKQATETRRRLSESINIRDLWEILHDDPEEIDISAMTLFCFDPPLTPDHEAAVIRAFFYDRLYFKFNKSIFLPYTEEQVNARKRQVKEAKRREELIIKGASWLNQLQKQDKPPESQPDPKIVDILKNYYLFGNDADMAATAKQMIKKSGLTLVDQLFKLFVKAGLWEVDQNIDLLTMQIPTSFSPRVMDAAARLSKTAARVFDDPKRKDLTKVPLITIDGQSTQDYDDAISLETTENGYRLGIHIIDVGAYIKNGDFIDMAARFRASSIYMPDDKLPMIPSSLSEDLCSLKEGQIRPGISTLVHMNRFFKVLDYEIVPSIIKVHQQMSYSEANLLNGKNDPITSLYKMATLLREKRLKAGAIQITLPEVNVWLEDHQEIRYAKVDRENPSRMLVSEMMILANSLMAEFLSTNGMPAVFRSQAQPKQRIFKGIETALMPNFMQRKQLSRAMINTHADPHAGLGVKAYVTATSPIRRYHDLLTQRQIKALLRIGNPYSAQELDDILQSISISMANTGRLQAARKRYWLIKYLEKMKGQNFEGLVLDCHRDHYNVLIKEFMLEAKLPSSGFKLKHGDLIQITIQHADARRNQLTLFTV, encoded by the coding sequence ATGAATATTGGCAGCATTGTAGAATATATAGATCAGCAAAAAATAATATCTGCGATCATCCTAAGTGAGAAAAAAGGCAAGCTCAGATTGCTCAATGAAAACAGCCGAGAAGTCAATTTTTCCGAAAAACGGCTGTCTCATATCTCCCAGGCCCGGCTGAATACGGATCTGGCCAAAAGTACTCTGGTCAGTCACCTGAAACAGGCCACAGAGACCCGCAGACGTTTATCTGAGTCTATCAATATACGGGATCTGTGGGAAATTCTCCATGACGACCCCGAGGAAATAGATATTTCCGCCATGACCTTGTTTTGTTTTGACCCGCCCTTGACTCCGGACCATGAAGCCGCGGTTATCCGGGCCTTTTTCTATGACCGCCTTTATTTTAAATTCAACAAATCCATTTTTTTGCCCTATACAGAGGAACAGGTTAATGCCAGGAAACGGCAGGTAAAAGAGGCCAAACGGAGAGAAGAACTGATCATCAAAGGCGCCTCATGGCTTAACCAGCTTCAAAAACAGGACAAACCGCCTGAATCCCAGCCTGATCCTAAAATCGTTGACATCCTAAAGAATTACTACCTTTTTGGCAATGACGCAGACATGGCCGCCACAGCCAAACAAATGATCAAAAAATCAGGATTAACCCTGGTGGATCAACTATTCAAACTTTTTGTCAAGGCAGGACTCTGGGAGGTTGACCAGAACATTGATCTTCTGACCATGCAGATTCCGACTTCATTTTCTCCAAGGGTGATGGATGCGGCAGCCCGACTGTCCAAGACCGCGGCCAGGGTGTTTGATGATCCCAAACGAAAAGATCTCACCAAAGTTCCTCTGATTACCATTGACGGTCAGTCCACCCAGGACTATGACGATGCCATCAGCCTCGAGACAACGGAAAACGGATACCGCTTAGGAATTCACATCATTGATGTGGGCGCCTATATCAAAAACGGGGATTTTATTGATATGGCGGCCCGGTTCAGGGCCTCATCCATCTATATGCCCGATGACAAGCTGCCCATGATTCCCTCTTCTTTGTCCGAAGATCTGTGCAGCCTCAAGGAAGGCCAGATCCGCCCGGGAATTTCCACCCTTGTTCATATGAACCGTTTTTTCAAGGTTCTGGACTATGAAATCGTTCCCAGCATCATCAAGGTCCACCAGCAGATGAGCTATTCAGAAGCCAATCTGCTCAACGGAAAAAACGACCCCATCACCAGTCTTTACAAGATGGCCACCCTGTTAAGGGAAAAACGGCTTAAAGCCGGTGCCATCCAGATCACCCTGCCCGAGGTCAATGTCTGGCTGGAAGATCATCAAGAGATCAGATACGCCAAGGTCGACCGGGAAAATCCCTCGAGGATGCTGGTCTCTGAAATGATGATCCTGGCCAACTCCTTGATGGCCGAATTTCTCTCAACCAACGGAATGCCGGCGGTTTTCAGGTCCCAGGCCCAGCCCAAGCAACGGATATTCAAAGGCATTGAAACCGCACTCATGCCCAATTTCATGCAGCGCAAACAATTGAGCCGGGCCATGATCAACACCCATGCCGACCCCCATGCAGGACTGGGGGTCAAGGCCTATGTGACGGCCACCTCCCCGATCCGAAGATACCATGATCTGCTGACCCAACGTCAGATCAAAGCACTCTTAAGGATTGGCAATCCATATTCTGCGCAGGAGCTTGACGATATTCTCCAGTCCATCTCCATCTCAATGGCCAATACAGGCCGGCTCCAGGCGGCCCGTAAACGGTACTGGCTGATCAAGTATCTGGAAAAAATGAAGGGGCAAAATTTTGAAGGACTGGTCCTTGACTGCCACAGGGACCACTACAATGTGCTGATCAAAGAATTCATGCTGGAAGCAAAACTTCCCTCGTCAGGATTTAAACTCAAGCATGGAGATCTGATCCAGATCACCATCCAGCATGCAGATGCCCGCCGCAATCAACTCACCCTGTTCACCGTTTAA
- a CDS encoding RnfABCDGE type electron transport complex subunit A, translating into MEYFELAIGCIFINNILLAQFLGNCPFLGTSKKMETAVGMAMAVVFVLVMAGIITWMVDTYLLKGLGVEYLRTVSFILVIASLVQFVEMFLKKSIPGLYAGLGIFLPLITTNCAVMGACLINISKEYTFVQATAASFFYAVGFGLALILFAGLRERINLARVPKPLQDTSIGLVTAGMIALTFTAFKGMV; encoded by the coding sequence ATGGAATATTTTGAACTTGCCATCGGATGTATCTTCATCAACAATATTCTCCTGGCCCAGTTTCTCGGCAACTGCCCATTCCTAGGCACATCCAAAAAAATGGAAACCGCAGTGGGCATGGCCATGGCTGTTGTCTTTGTCCTGGTCATGGCAGGCATTATCACCTGGATGGTGGATACCTACCTGCTCAAAGGGCTTGGTGTTGAATATTTAAGAACCGTATCCTTTATCCTGGTCATTGCCTCTCTGGTCCAGTTTGTTGAAATGTTTTTAAAAAAGAGTATCCCGGGGCTCTATGCGGGACTTGGAATTTTCCTGCCCCTGATCACCACCAATTGCGCGGTCATGGGGGCCTGTCTGATCAATATTTCCAAGGAATACACCTTTGTCCAGGCCACGGCAGCTTCTTTTTTCTATGCCGTGGGATTCGGCCTTGCCCTGATCCTCTTTGCAGGTCTCAGGGAAAGAATCAACCTGGCGCGGGTGCCCAAACCGTTGCAGGACACCTCCATCGGCCTTGTGACCGCTGGAATGATCGCCCTGACCTTTACGGCCTTCAAAGGCATGGTCTAA
- a CDS encoding RnfABCDGE type electron transport complex subunit B yields MLPALLFMLGIGAVCGIVLSFASKIFYVYEDPRIAQVENNLAGANCGGCGYAGCSAAADAIVSGREDPSLCIINSKEGVEAVSKIMGVEAGSAESPMSYNMCEGGNRAADKYIYMGISSCKAMAVIFGGKRVCGVGCIGLGDCVKACQFGAVYMGPDGHPVVREEKCVGCGACQKACPKDIIEVKTLSEKLMKFNQKHDPLAPCAQTCPAEINIPRYINQLKNGQYKEAVQTIRMRNPLPLACGRVCPHPCENECRRGVKDEPVSINQLKRFVADYEMNSGSRIPITCAPDTGKKIAVIGGGPAGLSCAFFLRRIGHQVNIFEAMPKLGGMLRYGIPEYRLPKKVLDWEIQGILDLGINSFCHLKFGVDFGLGSLMAAGYNAVCLGVGAWKDYELGIEGEDLPGCFTGIDFLQRISSGEKIELGRTAAIVGGGNTAVDCARTLLRLGLDKVYMVYRRTRKEMPANEVEIVASEEEGIHFVFLAAPTRVKANEEGRCSSLEYLKMQLGEPDASGRRRPEPIEGSETLLDVDMVISAIGQSPDTSFKEQDPHLRMTELELTRWNTVDNDPATLQASVPYIYTAGDAATGPALVVDAIGSGRRAARSIDLFLKGEPVKPPVDSLQQKRIHESIFSSVDGVGRIKRAKMPELPMDQRLDSFVEVDLVLPEEEAQREAARCLNCCRICYDPDPNFPIAK; encoded by the coding sequence ATGCTTCCAGCTTTACTGTTCATGTTAGGTATCGGAGCGGTTTGCGGTATCGTGCTGAGCTTTGCCTCTAAAATATTTTACGTTTATGAGGACCCGAGAATTGCCCAGGTGGAAAACAACCTGGCCGGTGCCAATTGCGGCGGCTGCGGATATGCAGGATGCTCTGCTGCGGCAGATGCCATTGTATCCGGACGGGAAGACCCCTCTTTGTGCATTATCAATTCAAAAGAGGGAGTTGAGGCAGTCTCTAAAATCATGGGAGTTGAGGCGGGTTCGGCAGAAAGTCCCATGTCCTATAATATGTGCGAAGGCGGCAACCGGGCCGCGGATAAATATATTTACATGGGAATCTCCTCGTGCAAGGCCATGGCCGTGATCTTCGGCGGCAAACGGGTCTGCGGTGTGGGCTGCATCGGCCTTGGCGACTGTGTAAAGGCCTGCCAGTTTGGCGCCGTATACATGGGGCCGGACGGACATCCTGTGGTCAGAGAAGAAAAATGCGTGGGGTGCGGGGCCTGTCAGAAAGCCTGTCCCAAGGACATCATTGAGGTCAAGACCCTGTCTGAAAAACTCATGAAGTTCAACCAGAAACATGACCCTCTGGCCCCCTGCGCCCAGACATGTCCGGCTGAAATCAATATTCCCAGGTACATCAACCAGCTGAAAAACGGTCAATACAAAGAGGCGGTTCAGACCATCCGGATGCGCAATCCCCTGCCGCTTGCCTGCGGCCGAGTCTGCCCCCATCCTTGTGAAAACGAATGCCGCAGGGGCGTTAAGGACGAACCGGTTTCGATCAACCAGCTCAAACGCTTTGTTGCAGATTATGAGATGAATTCAGGTTCCAGGATTCCCATTACCTGTGCCCCGGACACGGGCAAAAAAATTGCTGTTATCGGCGGAGGGCCGGCAGGGCTTTCCTGTGCCTTTTTTCTGCGGCGCATCGGACACCAGGTCAATATTTTTGAGGCCATGCCCAAGCTGGGCGGCATGCTCAGATACGGCATCCCTGAATACCGGCTGCCCAAAAAAGTATTGGACTGGGAGATCCAGGGTATTCTGGATCTGGGCATCAATTCATTCTGCCATTTGAAATTCGGTGTGGATTTCGGTCTGGGGTCTCTTATGGCCGCCGGATACAACGCGGTCTGCCTGGGTGTCGGAGCCTGGAAAGATTATGAACTGGGGATCGAAGGAGAGGATCTGCCCGGATGCTTTACCGGCATTGACTTTCTCCAGAGAATTTCCTCGGGAGAAAAGATTGAACTGGGCAGAACCGCTGCCATTGTGGGCGGCGGAAACACTGCAGTGGACTGTGCCAGGACCTTGCTTAGGCTGGGCCTTGACAAAGTGTACATGGTCTATCGACGGACCCGGAAAGAAATGCCGGCCAATGAAGTGGAAATTGTGGCCTCGGAAGAAGAGGGGATCCACTTTGTCTTTCTGGCTGCCCCCACACGGGTCAAAGCCAATGAAGAGGGCCGCTGTTCATCCCTTGAATACCTGAAAATGCAGCTGGGAGAACCTGATGCCTCAGGCCGGCGGAGGCCCGAACCCATTGAAGGCTCTGAAACCCTTTTGGATGTGGACATGGTCATCTCAGCCATTGGCCAGTCTCCTGACACCTCTTTCAAGGAGCAGGATCCCCACCTGAGAATGACCGAACTGGAACTGACAAGGTGGAACACCGTGGACAATGATCCTGCCACTCTCCAGGCCTCGGTTCCCTATATCTATACGGCAGGGGATGCAGCCACAGGACCTGCGCTTGTGGTGGACGCCATCGGTTCCGGCCGTCGGGCGGCCCGGTCCATAGATCTTTTCCTCAAAGGAGAGCCTGTTAAACCCCCGGTGGATTCTCTTCAGCAAAAACGGATCCACGAGTCTATTTTCAGTTCTGTGGACGGGGTGGGCCGGATCAAACGGGCCAAAATGCCGGAACTCCCCATGGACCAGCGATTGGATTCCTTTGTTGAGGTGGACCTGGTCCTGCCCGAAGAAGAGGCCCAAAGGGAAGCGGCACGATGTCTTAACTGTTGCAGGATATGCTACGACCCGGATCCCAATTTCCCCATTGCCAAATAA
- a CDS encoding RnfABCDGE type electron transport complex subunit D produces MNDAKLIVSHAPFWHDGDSLFQLNLNYILALLPAAVFGIIQFGAPALGVIALSISSAMLWELVMTLISRQAISIGNMESAVIGLLFGLMLPAMAPWWLVVAGTFVAVVIGKFIFGGIGANPFHPSLIAIAILTMSWPMFLDFDTAYVSYQFDYTALAPLVALKAQGPSVVELFPLADLFMGKEVGGIGATFGLGLIIGGIYLMLRGYTRWEIVVSFIAGILVTAGLFYLVNKEAYASPFFHLFSGYTLLGAFFLATENSSSPVNKIPMLIYGFLGGFMIILMRNIGVYADGTVLAILLINLVNPLIDAIRPKALGKGVNNA; encoded by the coding sequence ATGAATGATGCAAAACTAATCGTTTCCCATGCCCCGTTCTGGCATGACGGAGACTCTTTATTCCAATTAAACCTGAATTATATCCTGGCCCTGCTGCCTGCTGCCGTTTTCGGCATCATTCAGTTTGGTGCCCCGGCCCTTGGCGTCATCGCGTTGTCGATATCTTCTGCAATGCTCTGGGAACTTGTCATGACGCTTATCTCAAGACAGGCTATCTCCATCGGCAACATGGAATCCGCAGTGATCGGCCTGCTCTTCGGCCTGATGCTGCCGGCCATGGCTCCCTGGTGGCTCGTGGTGGCAGGCACCTTTGTGGCCGTGGTCATCGGAAAATTCATTTTCGGAGGGATCGGTGCCAACCCCTTCCATCCAAGCCTCATCGCCATTGCCATTCTGACCATGTCCTGGCCCATGTTCCTGGATTTTGACACCGCCTATGTCTCTTATCAATTTGACTATACCGCCCTTGCCCCTTTAGTGGCCTTAAAAGCCCAGGGTCCCTCGGTGGTTGAACTGTTTCCCCTGGCAGACCTTTTTATGGGCAAAGAGGTGGGCGGCATAGGAGCCACCTTTGGTCTCGGCCTTATCATCGGCGGGATTTATCTCATGCTCAGGGGCTATACCCGGTGGGAGATCGTGGTCTCCTTTATTGCGGGTATCCTTGTAACGGCAGGCCTTTTTTACCTGGTCAACAAAGAGGCATATGCCAGCCCCTTTTTCCATCTTTTCTCAGGATACACCCTGCTGGGGGCATTTTTCCTGGCCACGGAGAATTCTTCTTCTCCGGTCAACAAAATTCCCATGCTGATTTACGGTTTTTTGGGGGGATTCATGATCATTCTCATGAGAAATATCGGTGTGTATGCCGACGGAACCGTCCTTGCCATTCTTTTGATCAACCTTGTGAACCCCCTGATTGACGCCATAAGACCCAAAGCCCTGGGGAAGGGAGTGAACAATGCGTGA
- a CDS encoding electron transport complex subunit E: MAQSLAKEFTKGLWAEIPPFRIVLGLCPVLAVTKTVENGIGMGMATTFVLVFSNLLISMLRNIIPTKVRIACYIVIIATFVTIVELVMQAFTYPLFLKLGIFIPLIVVNCIVLGRAEAFASKNNPIMSIADGLGIGIGFTLSLAALGAVREFIGAGTLTIWGGTPAFDITTVFAGFQPFTFMVEAPGAFVGLGLMLAIMNLIPSK; this comes from the coding sequence ATGGCACAATCCTTGGCAAAAGAATTTACAAAAGGACTATGGGCTGAAATACCTCCTTTCAGAATAGTGCTGGGCTTATGCCCGGTTCTTGCGGTCACAAAGACCGTTGAAAACGGAATCGGCATGGGCATGGCCACCACTTTTGTTCTGGTATTTTCAAACCTTTTGATATCCATGCTCAGAAATATCATCCCCACCAAGGTCAGAATCGCCTGTTACATCGTTATCATTGCCACCTTTGTCACCATTGTTGAGCTGGTGATGCAGGCCTTTACCTATCCTTTATTCCTGAAACTTGGGATATTCATTCCCCTGATCGTTGTCAACTGTATTGTACTGGGAAGAGCTGAAGCCTTTGCCAGTAAAAACAATCCCATCATGTCCATTGCGGACGGACTGGGCATCGGTATCGGTTTTACCCTCTCTCTTGCAGCTTTAGGTGCGGTGCGCGAATTTATCGGTGCCGGCACCCTCACCATCTGGGGGGGAACCCCTGCATTTGACATCACAACTGTGTTTGCCGGATTTCAGCCCTTTACCTTTATGGTGGAGGCACCCGGCGCTTTTGTGGGCTTGGGGCTGATGCTGGCAATCATGAATCTTATCCCAAGTAAATAA